The sequence TAGAACGCGTCGTGGTCGGTGTGGCGGCGCAGGCCGGTGCCGTCGGGAGCGCAGGAGTAGAGGTTGCCGACGCCCTCGTGGTCGGAGAGGAAGGCGATCCGGCCGGCGACGAACACGGGGCAGGCCAGATGGCCGTCGAGGTCCGGCAGCAGCCGCTGCCCGTGCAGCCACAGCCGGCCCGTGGCGCCGCCGCGGTAGCGCTTCCAGGAGGCCGGTTCGTGCGGCGGGGTGCCGGTGAGCAGCAGGGTCCGGCGTTCGCCGCCGAGGCCGGTGACCTGGATGTCGGAGACCGGTCCCCAGGGCAGCCGGGCGCCCGGGCCGCCGTCGGGCGGCACCTTGTAGGCCCAGGTGAAGTGGGAGAAGGGCTGGCCGTGGGAGGCGACGGCCAGGATGTCGCCGTCCGGACTCCAGCCGCACACCTGGGTGTCGACGCCGCCCCAGTACGTCAGCCGGCGCGCGGGCCCGCCGCCGTCGACGTCGACGAGATGGATCTCGGGGACGAGGCTGCGCCAGGAGGTGTACGCGATGTGGCGGCCGTCGGGGGAGAAGCGCGGATGGCCGGCCTTGGTGCGGTCCGCGGTGAGCCGCCAGGCGCGGTCCGGGGCGCCGAGGCGGGCCAGCCAGAGGTCGTCCTCGGCCACGAAGCACAGCAGGTCGCCGCTGAGGTGGGGAAAGCGCAGATAGCTCACCCTCCCCATGCTTTTCCGGGCACCGGGCACCGGCAACTCGTGGCCTGGTGTGCGGGACCTTATGGGCTCTTCACCTTTCCCTTATGGCACCTTCACCTTCGTGACCCAGCACACGTACGAAACGGTTTCGTTTCGTATGGCGGCCGGGGTATCTTCGGTGGTACGAACGGAAGAACCGGAGGGGAGGTGAGCGGCATGACCGAAGGCGTCGCGACGACGCGCCGCAGCCGGATCACGCCCGAGCGCGAGGCCGAGTTGTACGAGGCCGTGCTCGACCTGCTCCGGGAGGTCGGTTACGACGCCCTCACCATGGACGCCGTCGCCGCCCGCACCCGCTCCAGCAAGGCCACGCTCTACCGCCAGTGGGGCGGCAAGGCCGAACTGGTGGCGAAAGCCGTCCGGCACGGCAAGCCGGGCCGGGCCGCGGACGTCGACACCGGGTCGCTCAAGGGCGACCTGCACGCCCTCATCCTGCGCGGCGACGACTGCGAGATGGAGCAGAACTCCGCGCTGATGCGGGGCCTGGCCATGGCGGTGCACGGCAACCCGGACCTGCTGAAGGCGTTCCGGGAACACCTCATCGAACCGGAGATGGCCGAACTGCGCCGGGTGCTCCGGCGGGCGGTCGAGCGGGGCGAGGTCCGTGCGGACAACCCCGCGGCCGGCTTCGTGCTCCACATGATGATCGGCGCGTTCGCCGCCCGCACCATGATCGACGAACAGCCGCCGACGCAGGACTTCCTCCTTTCGTACATCGACGCCGTGGTCCTCCCCGCCCTCGGCGTCTGAAACCGACGGACACCCCACTTCCCCAGCAAGCCCACCACTGACGTCACCGCTCACGTCGTCGGGCTGATCACCCCTGCCCAGACTGAACCCACGACCTGACCGGGAGTACGCCCCAAGTGGCCACGTTTCTCTACAGAATCGGCCGGTTCGCCTTCCGGCGACGGCACTTCGTCGCGCTGATATGGGTCGCGCTGCTCACCCTCGCCGGGGTGGGCGCCGCCTCCGCGCCGACCCCTGGCAACACCTCTTTCTCCATCCCGGGCACCGAGGCACAGAAGGCCTTCGACCTGCTGGAACAGCGCTTCCCCGGGATGAGCGCCGACGGCGCCACCGCCCGGGTCGTCTTCAAGGCCCCGAGCGGCGAGAAGATGACGGACGCCGGTAACAAGGCGGCCGTCGAGAAGACCGTCGAGGAACTGGGCGGCGGCCCCGAGGTCGCCTCCGTCGCCGACCCCTACACCGGGCACGCCGTCAGCAAGAACGGCGCCGTCGCGTACGCGTCGGTGAAGTACAAGGTCTCCGGCATGGAGCTGGAGGACTCCACCCGCGACGACCTCGAAAAGGCCGCGCAGCACGCCCGGGACGCCGGGCTGAGCGTCGAGATCGGCGGTGACGCGCTGAACGCGACGCCGGAGACCGGCTCCAGCGAGATCATCGGCATCGCGATCGCCGCCGTCGTCCTCGTCATCACCTTCGGCTCGCTGCTCGCCGCCGGGCTGCCGCTGCTGACCGCGATCATCGGCGTCGGCATCGGCGTCGCCTCGATCACCGCGCTGGCCTCCGCCCTGGACCTGGGCTCCACCACGTCCACCCTGGCCACGATGATCGGCCTCGCCGTCGGCATCGACTACGCCCTGTTCATCGTCTCCCGCTACCGCGCGGAACTCGCCGAGGGCCGCGAGCGCGAGGAGGCCGCCGGACGCGCCGTCGGCACGGCGGGCTCCGCGGTGGTCTTCGCCGGCCTGACCGTCGTGATCGCCCTGGTCGGCCTGTCCGTCGTCAACATCCCGATGCTGACGAAGATGGGCGTCGCGGCGGCGGGCACGGTCGCCATCGCCGTCCTCATCGCCCTGACCATGATCCCGGCGCTGCTCGGCTACGCCGGCCGCAAGATCAAGCCGACCGGCGAGAAGAGCAGGCTGCTCGGCGGCGGCCGTACGCCCAAGCGGCCCGGCCGGCCCAACATGGGCACCCGCTGGGCCCGGTTCGTCGTCCGCCGTCCGGTCGCCGTGCTGGTGCTCGGCGTGCTCGGCCTCGGCGCCGCGGCGCTCCCGGCCGCGTCCCTGGAACTGGGCCTGCCCGACGACGGCTCCCAGCCCGTCTCCACCACCCAGCGCCGCGCCTACGACCTGCTCTCCGAGGGCTTCGGCCCCGGCTTCAACGGCCCGCTGATGGTCGTCGTCGACGCCAAGGACAGCGCCGCGCCCAAGGACGCCTTCGCCAAGGTCGGCGAGGAGATCAAGGGCCTGAAGAACGTCGTCACGGTCACCCCGGCCGCGCCCAACAAGGCCGGCGACACCGCGACGATCACCGTGGTGCCGAACTCCAAGCCGTCCTCGGTCACCACCGAGGACCTGGTGCACGCCATCCGTGACAAGGGCGCGGAGATCACCCGGGACACCGACGCCAAGGTGCTGGTCACCGGCTCCACGGCGATGAACATCGATGTCTCGCAGAAGCTGAACGACGCGCTGCTGCCGTACCTGGCGCTGGTGGTCGGCCTCGCGTTCCTGCTGCTGATCGTGGTGTTCCGCTCGGTCCTGGTCCCGCTGAAGGCGGCCCTCGGCTTCCTGCTGTCGGTGCTCGCCGCGCTCGGCGCCGTCGTCGCGGTCTTCCAGTGGGGCTGGCTCGCCGGCCTGATGAACGTCGAGCAGACCGGACCGGTCATGTCGATGATGCCGATCTTCATGGTGGGCGTCGTCTTCGGCCTCGCGATGGACTACGAGGTGTTCCTCGTGACCCGGATGCGGGAGGCGTACGTCCACGGCGAGACGCCCGGCCAGGCCGTCGTGACCGGCTTCAAGCACGGCGCCCGGGTCGTGACCGCCGCCGCCGTCATCATGATCGCCGTCTTCTCCGGCTTCATCGGCTCCAGCGAGTCGATGGTCAAGATGATCGGCTTCGGCCTCGCGATCGCCGTCTTCTTCGACGCGTTCGTCGTCCGCATGGCCATCGTCCCGGCGGTCCTCGCCCTGCTCGGCAAGCGCGCCTGGTGGCTGCCGAAGTGGCTGGACCGTGCGCTGCCCAACGTGGACGTCGAGGGCGAGGGCCTGCGCGCCCACGCCGACCCGGAGGAGGAGAAGGAACTGGTACGCGCCTGACGTACCGG comes from Streptomyces sp. SCL15-4 and encodes:
- a CDS encoding TetR/AcrR family transcriptional regulator; the protein is MTEGVATTRRSRITPEREAELYEAVLDLLREVGYDALTMDAVAARTRSSKATLYRQWGGKAELVAKAVRHGKPGRAADVDTGSLKGDLHALILRGDDCEMEQNSALMRGLAMAVHGNPDLLKAFREHLIEPEMAELRRVLRRAVERGEVRADNPAAGFVLHMMIGAFAARTMIDEQPPTQDFLLSYIDAVVLPALGV
- a CDS encoding MMPL family transporter, with the protein product MATFLYRIGRFAFRRRHFVALIWVALLTLAGVGAASAPTPGNTSFSIPGTEAQKAFDLLEQRFPGMSADGATARVVFKAPSGEKMTDAGNKAAVEKTVEELGGGPEVASVADPYTGHAVSKNGAVAYASVKYKVSGMELEDSTRDDLEKAAQHARDAGLSVEIGGDALNATPETGSSEIIGIAIAAVVLVITFGSLLAAGLPLLTAIIGVGIGVASITALASALDLGSTTSTLATMIGLAVGIDYALFIVSRYRAELAEGREREEAAGRAVGTAGSAVVFAGLTVVIALVGLSVVNIPMLTKMGVAAAGTVAIAVLIALTMIPALLGYAGRKIKPTGEKSRLLGGGRTPKRPGRPNMGTRWARFVVRRPVAVLVLGVLGLGAAALPAASLELGLPDDGSQPVSTTQRRAYDLLSEGFGPGFNGPLMVVVDAKDSAAPKDAFAKVGEEIKGLKNVVTVTPAAPNKAGDTATITVVPNSKPSSVTTEDLVHAIRDKGAEITRDTDAKVLVTGSTAMNIDVSQKLNDALLPYLALVVGLAFLLLIVVFRSVLVPLKAALGFLLSVLAALGAVVAVFQWGWLAGLMNVEQTGPVMSMMPIFMVGVVFGLAMDYEVFLVTRMREAYVHGETPGQAVVTGFKHGARVVTAAAVIMIAVFSGFIGSSESMVKMIGFGLAIAVFFDAFVVRMAIVPAVLALLGKRAWWLPKWLDRALPNVDVEGEGLRAHADPEEEKELVRA